DNA from Balaenoptera musculus isolate JJ_BM4_2016_0621 chromosome 4, mBalMus1.pri.v3, whole genome shotgun sequence:
GGCCATCGAAGGGACTAGGAAGGCCTCTCTAGGGAGAGTTGTGGTGCTGATTGTGTAGTACTAGCTATACTTGTGGGAAACTCCTAGTTTTTACAACATTTCCATGGAAATCAAAGTAACACTGAGCCAGATATTTGAGTTAAAAGCAGACAAAGGAAAGAGCATGTACAAGATGCAAGAAGATCCTTTTTCAATACTGTCTGATATTTATTAGTACTTTGATCAGCGACATACAAAGTGTACCATACTGAAGGGGTTCTGGAATTCCAGGCTGTTTCTTAGACTGTAGGCTGCAAAGCTCCAGCTTGTCATACTGAAGCAGGTTTGCCCGGGAGATAAACCTACAGCTGGATCAGCAAAGAGGCTAAGAGAGGAATTCTATTCTAACTGGGCCTTGTTGGTGAGAGATAATGATACAGAGAGTGGAAAGAAGAGCTGGCTATCTCATCCTCAGCAGGAAAACTGTACAGTTCCATGATTTGTGCTATGTCATAGGCATCAGAGTACAAAGCAGGAACTGAGGCCACTAGCCTCTCCAACTGAGGATCTTGCATTTGGACATCACTTGTAGCAATCTCAGTGATTATAGAGTCCCCTGCCCAATGGAAAGGGTCTAAGGGCTGAGGTGAGTGGGAGCTATAGGAATCTGAAACTGCAGGGAGAAAAGAATGAGGACTGGTTGATGCTGTGGGCACATTTTTGGCTGGAAGGACCTGGTTCGGTGGCTTTAGTGATTGCTGCTCTTGTTGCCACTGCTGCTTCCTCTTTTTGAACCACCGATTCCTGAACCAAATCTGGGagtgggggaagagaggagattATGGTCTGTTACTGGAGAAGGAGTTTGAGGCTTCTCCTGGGTGAAAAAAGTCAGGTTATAACCCTCATGTCCTCTCCAGATCGCTATGATACTGAGTTCTGAGAGAGCAGAGGTAGTAGGTATGAATGGAGTCAATAGGAACAATGAGGGATCAAGGCTGGGccccagaggaaaaagaaagaaaaaaaaggagggtatATCTCAGAGGTTGTGTTGGGGGTTCAGAGAAAGGGTCCTAAACtctagagaagagaaggaagttcAGGGATGTAGGGAGAGGTGGAGAATTTGAACTAAGGGATTTTCAAGGATTATTTTAGAAGGCCTCTTCAGTGAGCAATATTCTAACAAAAATTTGGGGCCTTAGCAGACTCAGATTTTGGAGGAGTTACTTGTCTGTTGGTAATGTTGTGAATAAATGATTGCAGGGTTTTGCTAGAGAACTTCCTAAGTAAGAAGTCTGTCTGAATGAGAGTCATTTCTCTAATTTGAGCTCTTTCGTACCTCTGGAGTTCTAATTCCAGTTATACTATGTATTATCTCTGTGACCCAGTCACTTGGCTCCCAAAACTcacttttcctcatcttttaaacTGGATGATAATAAAGCCAACATATACAATGTGCCCAGCTCAGtactagcacacagtaggtactcaataaatgaagTGTTACTACTATTGTGTTACAGAGGGAATTTCCAGGCTGAATAGTAGAATGTAATTTGGATGGGGGCTCAAAGCACACCTCAGAGGATCAGACAGACCTTTACTGTTGACGCCGGTAGGTTGAGTTTTAAAGCAAGTTCTCTCTGGAGGTTTTTATCTGGAAACATGTTGCAGCTAAACAGAGCCTCCAACTCttcatgctgtgtgtgtgtgaatgaggtGCGTTCGTGAGGCTTCTTCCattttgctgtagagcagagatGGAGAGGAGGTTGTTACACTAACACAATCCCCTTCCCACTCAAATCCCCAAAATACCACAACTGTGAATTTCCCATGTCTTCCCCCCAACCAGGCTTGGAATCTAGGAGATAAAGATCCCAGGTGTTGACTCTAGGAGGCTGAGCCCTGTGTAACATCACTCTGTCCTCTGTTTTCTGAAATTTAGTTTGTCCCTGCTAGGAAATGTTACCTCTTCAATTTTCTCTGTACCCAGTCTGTCTACCCTGCCTAACCTCAGGACAGTGGACAGTGGTTACCCTTGtcttcttttccatattttgtttcttttagaaactgggaaaaaaaccTCATGTCCCCACGCCTGAATATATAACACACTCTTCAAAATGGGTTTcctcttctcatttatttattcaggaaCCTAGTCtatctcatctagaaaatgggttTTTTCTTCTCCAGGCTTTCTGAAGCTCTATTCGCTCCTCTGAGAAAAGGTTCATAAGAAATGAGAGATAACTAAATATGTGGAGACAACTGAAaaattatggaatatttttaaaaatggcaatggagagaaaaaggaaattttctaagaaaatacaaTTACCAAAATTTGCTGAAAAACAACTGCAGACACTGAATGGACtaataaccattaaaaaaacaagtaagtTATAGAATTCAAGGCAATGTTGTGCTAATTCTCCTGCTATATGCCCATTTCAGTATAAGGAAGAAGAGTTTTCACTTGGACCTCACTTCTGTATTTGAAGTCCCTAACACCAACACTAAAATCAGACAAGAATAAACACTATCAACAAAACTAATGCCACTTATGAACATACACAGAAATaacttttacaaatatatttaatataatcacatatttaaatgtacatattcCTAAACTTATagtatctaatttatttttgaagttcatATGTATttgaaatcaaatatataaaatattaatttataattattgatttttttctactcacATTTTACAAAAGTATTCTATTCAAACTGTTTGCATTTACCTTAAATAGCCATATCTTCATCAACACACTCtgagcctcttcttttttttttttttggccatgccacacagcactcgggatcttagttccccgaccaggggtcaaacccttgccccctgcagtggaagcacggagtcttaaccactggacagccagggaagtctgtcctattcttttaattaaatagTGTAGTTTTACCAGACATATAACCTTTACTTTGAAATAAGTTTTTTGTGATACAGCACTTTTGGAATATGTTTATGAAATGCTGTTACTAGGAATTTTGTTTTAAGTTATaagaaacttatataatattaagaTAACTCTTTTGCCCCCACATTCATCCTGTAGGGGTGCATTTGCGATCTCTACAACTTACTAGTTACCATATTGCTTTAAAACAAGACAattttttattcatgtatttgtgTTAAGTCATGTATGGAAATAGTACAAATTTGAAACCATCTTTGTTCCCCAGCCACCCAATTACTCTCTAGAGCTCTTCTGTATAGTATGGTAGCCACTACCCAACATGGCTATCAAACACAAAAATGTGACTAGTTCCACCAagtactgaatttttaattttattgaattttaattaatttaactttaaaCACTGGTATTCAATCCAGTTATTGGGAAGCTTTTTAATATGCTTAGAACAACTTGCATATGTGAATCTACTCTTTCACCTGTAAATTTTATGAACTCTAAATGCAGAGTaagtatttctgatgaaaatttagcATTTAGATTGAGATATGCTGGTAAGTGTAAATTATTCACTGGATTTCAAAGTCTTGATATGAACCAAagaatgttgggacttcccttgtggtccagtggttgagactccgcacttccactgtaggTGGCACAgcgtgggttcaacccctggtcagggaactaagatgctgcatgCGCCACGGtgaggccaaaataaaataaaaattaaattaaaagagaatGTAACTATCTCATTGGACTGTATATTGTCTGTTTAGCAGAAAGATGTTACAAGTTAAGATGTTAAATCCTATATGATATACACAATGTCTGATTtaattatgtattaaaaataaaggtaaaggctttaaatttattatctatttGTGTATTAAACACAACATATAAAAGTAAATTAGATAAAAAGCTCACAGgtgataaaaaagaagaaaaagactaaCCTTTGTGTATGTATTTACCTTTTTACATACTCTTAAATTATTATCAGCTTGCTTCTGtgtttatttgtaatattatCCCTTTTAGTAAGGCTATAACAATTTTTTGCCTCAAAGATTTATGCCTATATCTTGGTGTAAGAACCAGACTGTTCTGGCACCTCCTTTCTTGTGTTTATCAAATGGATCTTGGAGCTGCTGATTGTCTGTGGCTTCCCACTTATCTGTGCACAAAGATGCAGAAGGAAGACAGCAGGGAATCATCAGGGCTTAAGAAGATGAGAACCCCCCAAACATCAACAGGTATACACTGGAAAGTTCACCAGACCATTCTGAGAAAAGTTATTTGTGAAAAGATGCTTTTAGACATACAAAAGTTGAAATAATCCATTACCAGCAGACCTGAACTATAGGATATGTTAAAGATCatccttcaggcagaaggaaaacatCATATATCTGAAAGGATTTGCATCTGGAATATATAATAAACTCTTGTATCTTAAAAATAAGAAGGcatatattccaattaaaaatccTTTAAACCTAATTAATAGATTTGAGTAAGcttttcaccaaagaagatatataaatgaagaTGTGGAAgagtgtggagaaattggaactttcaTACAGCAATTGGAAATTACAGGTGGGACTGTTAAATGAtatagccactttgaaaaaccaTCTGGCAATTTCTTCCTAGGAATCTACCCAAGGGAATAAGAACATTTATCTATGCAAAGATGTATACCCAactattcatagcagcattgttcattaTTGCCTAGTTGGTAACAATCTAAATCTCCTTATTGAATGAATACACCAACTTTTTGTATTCCTACAATGCAAtaccattcagcaataaaagtAATGGATTACTGATGCATTTtatacaacatgaatgaacatcaaaaacactatgctaaatgaGATGTATACTTGCTAAGATTGAATGATAGACCCATGAAAGTATACTattctgttgtggttttgtttttttgttttttggccactccatgaggcttgtgggatctcagttcccctaccagggactgaacctgggccacagcagtgaaagcactgaatcctaaccactagaccaccggggaactcccctctttttttgtttatattttaaattttctatataataaaaagttgaaataagtaaataaaatgtaatcttcagcaattattttttccaaaaggagAGGGATTCACCCTGAGATGGAACTGTTATGAGCAGGAACTATGTTTGTTAAGATAAGTGGCTAGAAGTGGAGTGGAGATTCAGTAATCTCTGAATCATTTATGTTTAATAGTAGAATTTTACTTATCAACTGTACTTTTCTAGGAATGTGATCATGAACAGTTTAAACTCTTCACCTCAGTTTCATCAAGCATAAAAAGGGACTGCTatgacacatgcaccacaatgtccatagcagcattatttacaattgccaatatatggaagcaacctaagtgtccatcaacagatgaatggataaagaagatgtggtacatatatacaatggaatactactcagccataaaaaataatgaaacaatgccatttgcagcaacatgaatgcaactaaagattatcatactaaatggagtcagacagagaaagacaaatgctgtatgatatcacttatatgtgaaatctaaaaaatacaacaaactagggagtataacaaaaaagaagcagactcacagatatagagaacaaactagtggttaccagtgcagGGGGAAGGGTATTATAAGGGTgatggagtgggaggtacaaactattgggtgtaagataggctacaaaaATGTATTATACAACATGGGGACTATAGACAAtgttgtaataactgtaaatggagtgtaacctttaaaaatttcataaacaattaaaaattttaaaaaatggggcagcagaacttaaaaaaaaaaagaaagacattgacTTTACTATCTGTTTGAAGGAAATGTCCAGACTTTTCACGTCTTGTTATACATTTCCTATACTGTTTACACAGGGAACAGTGTTTATAGTTGTATGTACAGCGGGAGTCTGCAACAAGAAGtatatattttcaaacaatattttaatgatttaacaatttttgtaaatcattttCAGGCAGCTGTAGATTCTCACTGCAAATCCCTTGCTTGCTCATGCATGAGTGTATTTACAATACAAAATATTACAGGTTTTGTATTTTTGCCCATTAGTGATTGTTTCACATGTGTAATGCTTTGGTTGCAATAATCCATTAAATGGTGGACAAGTTAAATGGTGGACAAGTAATGTGGATGGGAAGTAATTTTAAATCATGTGTAATTGGTCACAAGGCCTAAGCTGCAGTAACTGTTGCCTTTTTTGCTTTGTATGTGTTAACCTTTGGCTGTAAAGATGGTGTATTTATCCAATAGGGAGCCATAGTTATTTACACTGACCAACCTAATGTTACAACTACTCTGAGAtggccaaatataaattaaaagccTTAATTAAAGAGtgcaattttgtattttaaaaatattgggaagagaaattatttaaagatatctgagaaattttttaaaaagaaaacagaataggcTGGACTGCCAGCTAACAAAACGTACTCTAAATTGGTAACATATGGAATGCTACagtattagtttaaaaaaaggcaaaaaaaaaaaaaaggctaactTAGCACTAGACTAGAATAtagaaaaaccaacaaacaaacaaacactagCAGATATGGAAAGATGGCATTTCTAGTTAGTAGGTATAGAAGTGGCCATTAGTGTACAAGAAATTAAATTACACTCTAGCTGACAAAATTCAAAAGCAATTCCAGATATATTCGatagctaatttttaaaagtttatatcgaaataataaaggaaaaaaaaaccttaaatggataaaataaattgCATCAGAGTTGAGAACTTTTGTtatggaaatgaaagagaaaagactcaTTATCCCTTTAATAAAGAATTTGCACCAAAACAATGAGAaatacattcacagaaagatagacaagatgaaaagacagagggctatgtaccagatgaagaaacaagataaaaccccagaaaaacaaataaatgaactggagataggaaaccttccagaaaaagaattcagaataatgatagtgaagatgatccaggacctttgaaaaagaatggaggcaaagatcgagaagatgcaagaaatgtttaacaaagacctagaagaattaaagaacaaacaaacagagatgaacaatacaataactgaaatgaaaaatacactagaaggaatcaatagcagaataactgaggcagaagaaaggataagtgatctgga
Protein-coding regions in this window:
- the ARGFX gene encoding LOW QUALITY PROTEIN: arginine-fifty homeobox (The sequence of the model RefSeq protein was modified relative to this genomic sequence to represent the inferred CDS: inserted 1 base in 1 codon; substituted 1 base at 1 genomic stop codon), which gives rise to MTAKWKKPHERTSFTHTQHEELEALFSCNMFPDKNLQRELALKLNLPASTVKIWFRNRWFKKRKQQWQQEQQSLKPPNQVLPAKNVPTASTSPHSFLPAVSDSYSSHSPQPLDPFHWAGDSIITEIATSDVQMQDPQLERLVASVPALYSDAYDIAQIMELYSFPAEDEIASSSFHSLYHYLSPTRPSXNXNSSLSLFADPAVGLSPGQTCFSMTSWSFAAYSLRNSLEFQNPFSMVHFVCR